Proteins encoded within one genomic window of Pantoea eucalypti:
- a CDS encoding aldo/keto reductase family oxidoreductase, producing the protein MSNTTMTYPLGDREVNRLGYGAMQLAGPGVFGPVKDEARAIQVLRDAIAAGVNHIDTSDFYGPHETNQLIKKALYPYPQDLCIVTKVGARRDAKGGWQAAMEPEALTQAVEDNLRNLGLDVIEVVNLRSMLHPAKPKEGSLMPQLEALLALQARGLIRHIGLSNVTATQIAEAQAITPIVCVQNMYNLAHRQDDELVDQLAQQGIAYVPFFPLGGFSPLQSDRLNEVAVSLKATPMQVALAWLLRRSPNILLIPGTSSPEHLKENLASASLQLSDEVMEKLNAI; encoded by the coding sequence ATGTCAAATACCACCATGACTTATCCGTTAGGCGATCGTGAAGTCAACCGTCTTGGTTACGGCGCGATGCAATTAGCCGGGCCAGGTGTCTTCGGCCCAGTGAAAGATGAAGCCAGGGCAATACAGGTTCTGCGCGACGCTATCGCGGCTGGTGTCAATCATATCGACACCAGCGACTTTTACGGGCCGCATGAAACCAATCAGTTAATCAAAAAGGCGCTCTATCCTTATCCTCAGGATCTCTGCATTGTCACCAAAGTAGGCGCCCGTCGCGATGCGAAAGGTGGCTGGCAGGCGGCGATGGAACCCGAGGCGCTGACGCAGGCAGTGGAAGATAACCTGCGCAACCTTGGGCTGGACGTGATTGAGGTCGTGAACCTGCGCAGTATGTTGCATCCGGCTAAACCTAAAGAGGGCTCCCTGATGCCACAGCTGGAGGCGTTGCTGGCGTTACAGGCTCGGGGACTGATTCGGCACATTGGCCTGAGCAACGTCACTGCCACACAAATTGCAGAAGCGCAGGCCATCACACCGATTGTCTGCGTGCAGAATATGTATAACCTCGCGCATCGACAGGATGATGAACTGGTGGATCAGCTGGCGCAACAGGGCATCGCTTACGTGCCGTTTTTTCCACTGGGCGGTTTCTCCCCGCTGCAATCGGATCGGCTTAATGAGGTCGCAGTATCCCTGAAGGCTACGCCGATGCAGGTCGCACTCGCGTGGCTACTGCGGCGCTCGCCCAATATTCTGCTGATTCCGGGTACGTCATCGCCGGAACACCTTAAAGAAAACCTCGCCAGTGCCAGTCTGCAACTGTCAGATGAGGTGATGGAAAAGCTGAACGCGATATAA